Below is a window of Planctomycetes bacterium MalM25 DNA.
CCATGCTCAAAGACAGCGAGGTGATCGGCCTGCCCGACGAATCGCAGGTGACCATCCGCGAAGCCCAATCGTCGGTTGATCCTGAGCAGGAAGTCTTTCGGTTGGAGTTCGAGTAGAAACCGCGGATGGCTGGGATGGGAGCCCACGAATCACGCGAATTGACGCGAATTGACGCGAATGATTCGAGCGGTGGGAACTAACGTCAACTTCGCATCCACCTACTCTTCCTTGTGAACTTGATTCTGCAAGAAGTTCAGCAAGCGATCCGCGGCCTCCTCTCGAATCGCATCCGCTTGGTTTGCTCGTGACCGAATCGCGACGATGTCGTCGAGCGTCCCCGCTTCTCCATCGCTCCCTAGCGAGCGCACCGTGACCGAATCTTCTAGAATGCCGCGATCCACTTCTCGAACCAACTCACGACCCCAGACATCTTTAGGGCATTCCTCATCAACCTCCAACAGCCTAGGGCGACCGTCCTCGTCCGTGTTGGCCCACAACCGATCTGCTTCCGTAGTCACGATCTGTTCAGTCTTCAAACGCTTTCTTTCATTCCGACCAACTAGCCACCCGCCTACCTGCCAAACCGTCACTACAAACACGATGAACCAAAGAACAGGCGTTACTGCGTGGAAAAGATAGATTGGCCGTAGCCTAGAACCTCCGTCCTTTGGCCCTTCGATCAATCGGCTGAACATGCACCAAATGGCGCGAAGCAGTAACTCCAGTAGTGAAAAGAAGAAACTGAGAATCGCACCGATAGGATCCATTGTTATCTCACTGCTTATCCTTCTGGCCAGATCGCTGCCTGCACCTACACAGCTCGCTCGCGTCCATCCGTGGACCCTACTCCCCGCCGCGATAGACCTGCTGCCCCAGCACGTTCCGCCGGCCGGTGACAGCGCCGCCTGAGGGGTCGTCGGCGAGGACGGTCAGCATCATCTGGTACTTCGCGTCGCAGTCGTCGGCGTAGTGGACGATCAGGGCCTCGGGCGTCATCGGCGGCTTGGGGCTGCCCCACTCGGGCAGGCGTTGGTGGCTGACGATCACGTGCTCGACGCGCAGCAGCGTCTCCTGATCGAGCCCCTCGCCCGACTCGGCTTGCAAGGCGGCCGCTTCGCGGAGCATGTCGCGGCCTTGCAGGATGTGGCCGATCAGATTGCCCGACGCGGTGTACTCGGCCCCCGCGGGAGTGGTCCGCAGCTCGCGGAGCTTGCCAATGTCGTGCAGGATCGCCCCCGCGGTCGCCACGTCGACCCGCAGCGGGGGCTGCATGTCGGGGTACAGCTCGGCGTACTGCTTCGCGAGGTGGTGGGCGTTGCGGGCGACGTTCCGCACGTGCTCCAGGTAGCCGCCGACGAAGGCGTGGTGGTTCCGCTGGGCGGCGGGCCAGTGCAGCAGCTCCTCGCGATGCTCTTCGAGCATCCCGACGACGAGCGTCCGCAGCGGCCCCTCGTCGATCCCCTCCTCGGCGAGCGCGACGAGGTCGCCGAACATCTCCTCGCAATCGAACCGCGACGCGGGCTGGCACATCTGCGGCGAGAAGCCGTCCTCGGCGTCGGACTCCTCCACGGGGCGGAGGCGGCGGATGTCGAGCTGCGGGCCGTAGTTCGTTTCGCGGTAGAGGGCGCGGAGCTTGTAGAACTCGCCGACCTCCCACTCGTCGCGGCAGGCGTCGGCGAGCGGCGCGTCGCCCCAGATCGGGAACGAGCAGTCGCGGCCCGCGTCGCGGAACGTGACCTTGTAGTACGGCTTGCCGTCCTTGGTGAGCAGCGTCTCCTTCGCGGCGAGCAGCGCGAAGAAGTCGCCCTCCTCGCCGTTGGCGAGGTCGCTCATCGCGACGATCGTGGGTTCGCTCGACAACTTCTTCGCCTAACTAAGGGAACCAGTGGATTTCAAGAACCGAACAGTTTCTTTCGCCGCTCGGCGACCTGGGCGTCGAGCATCGCTTGGATCCGCTCGGCGACGAGCTTCATCGCCGGGTCGCCGTCCGCCTTGCGGTCGCGGGTGGCGCCGACCTCGACCGGCTCGCCGATCTCGATGGTGCAGTGGAGCGGCCCGTGGTAACTCGAGCGATCTTGGTAGTCCTCGATCATCCGCTCGACTGTCTCGAGCACGCGTTCGGGCAGGTCGTTCTCGCCGGTCAGGTAGCCCTTCGGGTAGTGGGCGATCTGCTGCACGTAGTAGCAGGCGGCCAGGTCGCGCCAGCGATCGTCGCGATCTTCGGGGGTGACCTTCTTCTCGATCAGGTCGGGGAGGATGACCGTGCGGATCCTCTTCACCCGCGAGACGACGTTCGCGTAGCCCGGGTCGTCGTCGCCATTGGCAAGGTCCCACTTCTTCTCGATGCGGCCCAGCACTTGGGCGATGAGCGACGTCGCACGCTCGTGCGGGTCGCCCTCGGCGGCGGCGCCGAGGTACTCGGCCTCCTTGAGCGTGAGCAGCGTCTCGCCGATCTTGCGCAGCCGGTGCTTCGTGCTCAGGTGGGTCTGCGGTTGCCAGCTGAAGCTCTTCTCGAGCTGCTCAATATCGGGCGCGATCGCCCGCTCCGCGTCGCCGTCGAAGGCGTAGCGGATCGCGATCGGGTGGATCACCACCGCGTTCTTCCCCTCTTTCTCTCGCCGCTTGGTCGCTTGCCTCGCGATGAAGCCGGGGCCGTCCATGAACTCCATGAGCTTGTCGCAGTGCCGCGACACGGCGCCCTCGGGGAAGATCAGCAGGGGGCGCTTGTTCTCCACCAGGATGTTGATCGCCTGGCTGACCGCCTGACGGTCGTTCCCCTCGCGGTACACGCTGAACGCGCCGATCCGGCGGATCAGGAACCGCTGCAACGCGCCCTCCTTGAAGAGGTGCCAGCTCGCCATCGCGAACAGGTTGCGGCCCACGGCCGTGGTGAGCTCGCCCATGACCATCGGGTCGGCGAGGCGGGAGTGGTTGGCGGCCAGGACCACGCCCCGGTCCTCGGCGAACGACGCCTTCAGCCGCTCCACGCCGCGGACCTCGACCGACTCGACACAGTATTCCTTCGCCAGGAAGCTGCGGAGCTTGAAGGTGCGTATCAGCCAACACCACCAATCCGAGTCGATCGGTGGGACGAACTCGTAGGGCTCTTCGCGGACAATCTCGATCATCGGCGTTCTGCGATCCTTGGAAAACTCGACCCAATCGGCGCCAGCATCCTACGAACCCGGGCGACGCAGCTAAAGGGCGACCCGATTCTCTTGGCGAGAGGAGAGAGAGGGTGATGATGGTTTTGGGGCGGTTTTCCCATTGTTCCCGAGACTGGAGCCCGAAACGCCGGATGCCGCGCAAAGACCTGAGACGCCTGGTCAAGCCGAAACGCGAGGGGGCCGCTAAGGATACGGCCCGCTGGCGCGAGGCGTTCGCGCGTTACCTGGCCAACGAGCGGCAGCTCTCCGAGCACACGGTCGCCGCCTACGACCGCGACCTGGGCCACTTCGCTCAGTGGCTCGACGGCCGGCGGCTGGCGAACCTGACCGTCACCGACCTGGCGGGCTACCCGGCGTGGCTTTCCGACCGAGGGCTCGCGCCCACCAGCGTCGCGCGGCACGTCGTCTCGCTGCGCGTCTTCTTCCGCTACCTCCAGCTGGAGGGCGTGCTCAACGACAACCAAGCCGCTCTGCTCACGGCGCAGAAGCTGTGGCGACGCGTGCCGAAGGTCCTCTCGCCCGTCGAAGTCGATCGTCTGCTCACGGCGCCGGTCGCGGGCGAGCCGCTGTGGCGGCGCGACCGAGCGATCCTCGAGGTGCTGTACGCGACCGGGGCACGAGTGTCGGAGGTCGGCGGGCTCAAGCTCCGCGACGTGCGTCTCGGAGAGCGTCACTGCCTGGTCCACGGCAAGGGGGACAAGCAGCGGATGGTCCCGCTGGGCGCCAGCGCGGTCCGCATCGTCGAGGCGTACCTCGAGTGGGAACGCCCGAAGCTCGCCTCGCGCAAGGAGCCGCCCTCGGAGTACTTGTTCCTCTCACCGCGCGGCCGCCGATTGGCGCGCGAGCGCGTGTGGGAGCTGCTCAAGAAGCACGCCGGCGCGGCGGGGATCTCGAAGAAGATCAGCCCGCACTCGCTGCGGCACAGCTTCGCGACGCACCTGATCGCCGGCGGCGCCGACATCCGGCACGTGCAGGAGCTGCTGGGCCACGCCAGCATTGCGACGACGCAGCTCTATACGCACGTGGACGCGTCGCGGCTGAAGAAGGTCCACGCGGCGTTCCACCCGCGGGCTTAGCGCCGATTATGAACCACCAAGACGCCAAGAGCGCCAAGGCTCGCCAAGAGCGTGGTGGGCTCGGGGACTGATAAGGGCGTGCCGCTCAGGACCTCGAAGTTGCTGAACGTCACGTCCGTTTGTCCTACGGTTAAGGCAGGAAACGGATTGGCCGCTTGGCTGCGAAGGAAGAAGGAGACCAAGAGCGGGTCTCCCTCCCATTGATCACCTATGCCGGTGAAGGTCTTTACTTCGGTGGGGGCCATCGCGCCGGGCGTCGTGCTCACACCAACCACGACACTCGCGGTCGAGCTGATGTACTCGATGAAGAATCGCCCGGTCGATACGACCAGAGAGCCGCCCGCGTTGGGAGCCGTTGTGAATATCTCTAAGGGCTGATCAGCGTCGGCAATGCGAGCGGCACCAGAGAATAATACTGGAGCGCCGTTCAAGAGCGCTAGGCCGACCCCGGCCGAGTCCGCCCCGCCTGCGTCCTCACCGACGCCGAATCCGATTCCGGCGCCGCCGGTCACCGAGCGACTGCGGACCCAGAAATCGACCGCGACCTCGAAATCCGCTGCAGGATCGAAGTAGAACCCACTGGTCGAAGCGGCGACGTCCGCTCCGTCAACGCTGGCGTAGCCGATATCGGTCCCCGTGGGAACGTCGAGCACAGCGCGCAGTCTCGCTTCGCTGGCTATTAGACTAGGCGAGCTGAGGTTCGGGTGCGGCGGATCCTCGGTCAGCGTCCAAGTGGTCAGATCCTCGATCGTCGACGCCGCCACCGGCGTGACGGTCAGGGCGAACAAGCTCAGCGCAAGGAGATAACGCATGGTGCGGCTCGGTGCTGGGCGCATACAAAACCCCGCGACGACACGACCGGCCCGGCTAAGGGCTGAAGAGTCGATCAACGCGGGGTGCAGTAGCAACTCGTGAGTGGGGCGGAGGGTCCGCTGCTTGCCGCAGCATAACCGCTCGCCGGGGCCGGTCAAGCAAACCGGGGTCTACGGCTCCTCTTTCGGCGGGGTCAGCCGGATCTTCTCGATCAACGCGTGCCGCTGGCCGTTGTCGAGGTAACCGCTGAGGGCGGTGATCGCCCGCATCACGTAGTCGTACTTCAGATCGAAGTCGGCGTTGATCTCGACCTCTTGCTCCGACGCCGTGCCGGGACCGCCGGAGTCGTCGATCATGCCGCGGACGTGGCTGTGGAGCGTGGCGAAGCGGTCGTCCCCTTCGAAGACGCGCGAGTCGAGCTGCAGCTTCGTGAGCACGCCCTCCTCGTTGGAGGTCATCCGCAGGTTCCACGTCGGCAACTCGCTGGGGGCCGCGGGCGCCTCGTTCGCGGGCAGCGGCATGCGGATGTTGAAGTCGCCCTCGGGGAGGACGATCTTGAACGTCATGATGAAGAAGACCAGCAGCTGGAACACGATGTCGATCATCGACGTCATGTCCAGGTCGATCGTGTCGCGGTGATCGGAGTGGCGGATCTTCATGGGAGATGGGGGGGATGGCGTGCCTTAGGCTCCAGCGCCCGAGTCGGGTTCAAGAACGCGGCTTGCTAAAGGATTTCCGTGTGAGGAGATAAGGGGATGCTCGTTCGATGCTGTGAGTGATCGTGCTAAAGCGACTGGTTGTGCGTGAACGTTTAGCAGTTCGGTCCGAATCAAAGCCGCCTGCCATCAACCATCTAATCCGGCCTCAGGGTCGACTTGTCGCTGGTTTTCCCCCGCAGGGCAAACTTCTCGAAGCCGGCGTCTTGGCACGCTTTGATGATCTCTTGGACGCGGCCGGTGCGGCTCTCCAGGTCGGCCCGGATGACCACCGTCGCCTGGGCGAGCTTGTTCTCACCGTCGTCGCTGGAGTACTCGCGGAGGAACGTCCCCTCCTGCCGGATCGCGGCGCGGAGGTCGTCGATCGTCATCTCCTGGCCGCTGAAGAGGATCGTCTCGTCGGCGGTCATCTGCACCGTGATCGGCTCGTCGTACGCCGTGTCGGGCGGCTTGGCGAGCTCGCTGGCGGGCAGGTTGACGCGCTGATCCTGCTCGACGTCCGAGAAGTTGATCAGCACCATGAAGAAGGCGATCAACTGGAACGTCATGTCGATCATCGGGGTCATATCCCCCTCGACGATCTCCTGTTTTCGGCCTTTGGTGAGTCGCATGGCGCCGCCGGTCTTCGATGCGTGATTCCCTCCCCCTGAGGGGGAGGGTTAGGGTGGGGGTGAATCGGGTACCCGGGGCGCCCCCACCCCGCCCTCCCCCGCAAGGGGAAGGAGCCAACACTACGCTTTCTTTTGGAACCGGCTCATCAATCCTTCGCTCACAATACCCACCTCCAACACGAGCCGCGCAACGCGGTTGCGCAGCAGGTTGTACGCCGCGATGGCGGGGATCGCGATCGCCAGGCCGATCAGCGTCGTGAACAACGCGGTCGAGATGCCCGCCGCCAACTCGCTCGGCTTGGGCGTCGTGGGGCTGGTCGCGATCACGTTGAACGACGCGATCATGCCCTGTACCGTGCCGAGCAAGCCGACCATTGGGCTGATCGTTCCGATCAATGCCATGTAGCTGAGGCGGTGTTCCAGCTTCATGTTCTCTTCCTCGCCGACTTCCTGCATCGCCTCGATGGCGCGCGGGTAGTCGCCGCCAGAAGAGAGCTTGCCGAGGCCCGCGGCAAGGACCTGACCGAGGAACGAATCGTCCCCCTTCGCCAGCTCGTAGGCCTCGCTGAACTGCTTGGCGTCGAGGTGGGCCTCGAACGCCTCGACCAGATCGGGCGGGGCGATGTTGGCGCGGGTCGCCTTCACGATGTTCATCACGATCAGCGAGACGAGCGTGAACGACATCGCCAGGAAGATCAGGCTGTAGCCCAGGCCAAGCGATTCGAACGCCCATCCGAGATAGCTCTTCCGTTCGATGGGGGCATCGACCGGGGCGGCCGCTGGAGCCGCGGCAGGAGCGGCCGCTGGCGGCGCCGCCGGCTCCGCGTCGACCGCGGGGGCGTCTTGCGCCAGCACCACGCCCGGCGACATGACGGCCAAGGCCATCCAAGCCATCGCCAACGCCGCCACGCCGCTACGCCACACGCTGCTGGGTTGCATCGTCGCTCCGAGGGTATTCATCAAGAGTTTCATATCGGGTTCCGGTGATCGCCGTCGCGAGGTCTGCATTGAAGGCTGCCCGGTGGGGCGTTGTCTAGCTCATTCTTAATCGAGATCAGCCGCCCGCCTCGCGTGCCGCGCGGGTCGCGGCGTACTGACGACGGAGCCGATCGGCCGCGTCGCGGGCGGCGTCCGGCTTGCCGGCCTCCTCCCACAGATCCGCCAGTCGGGCGAGCGCCTCCGCGTGGCTGGCTTGATCGCTGTCGAACAGCAAGTCGGTGTGCAGATAGGCGAACAGGGCGTCGGTCGGGCGATCGGCCGCGTCGTAGCAGCGACCCAGAGCGTTGTAGGCGGCGGCGTTTATGGCGACATCGTTCTCGTCGGCCCTCTCCAGCACCTCGCCGAGGATCGTGAGGGCGCCGTCGAGCTGCCCGCTCGCGGCGAGGGCCGTCGCCTTGGCGAGGCGGGCGTCGCGGCGCAGCGGCGTCAGCAGCGGGCTGTCGCCCTTCGCGTTGATGACCGCGTCGAAACGCTGGATCGCTTTCGCGTTGTCGCCCGCCGCCTGCGAAGCCTTGCCGGCGAGCAGGGCGGCCCGCAGCTTGATCGGCAGGCGGGGCGACTTCGCTGTGAGGGCGTACATCCTGATCGCACGGTCGTGCGCGCCAAGCGAAACGTACAGGTCGCCGATCGACTCGACCGCTTCGTAGTAATGAAAGCTATCGCCATGGTTCTTCACGAACGAACTGAGCAGGCGCCCGGCGGTTTTCGCGTCGCTTTGCCCGGCGATGGCGAGCCGCGCCTGACAAAACGCGGTGTAGAACTTGATCTCTTGGCCGACCAGCCCGTCCCCCGCCGAGGCGGCCAGCGGGCGCAGAGCGTCGAGCGCCGTCTCGTAGCCGCCGCTCGCGACGTTCAGCCGGGCCTGGCCCAGTGTGGACGGTTCATCCTCGAAGAGGACCGCGCGGATCTGCTCAACCGGCACGACGGTCGGCTTCCCACGGCGTTCGAGTGTGACCGCATCGCGAGTGACCCTGGTCACCTCGCCCGTCTGCGACCTCCCCGACACGAGCCGAACCACGTCCGCCTGCGCCGTCGCGCACAGCAGCAGCGCGAGCGTGACGACGATCGGGCGTTGCTGGATCAAATGGGTCACGGTCGCTCCAGGATTCAACGCCCGGCGGCGCTGTTGATCTTCTTCAGTAGTTGATCGTAGGCGCGTTTGCTGTCGGCCCCGCCCAGCGCGGGGTCCTGCCGCTGCATCGCACGGATCGTGGCGGTCGCCTTCTTGAGTTGCTCCGCTTTCTGAGCGCCGCCGGCGAGCAGGGCCGACTGGTAGCGGCTCTCCGCGACGCCACGCCAGGCGCGGAAATACGCTTCGCGTTGCTTCGGGTTGCCGGCGGCGAAGCGACCGGAGACCGCCGCCAGCTTGCTCCAGCCCCAGATCAGGTTCTTACCGTCGGCGCCCGGCCGCGTGCCGGCGATCGCCTCTTCCAGACGCGACGCGTCCTTCGACTCCTGGCCCCACTGCTGCAGCGTCTCCGCGGCGGTGCGCTGCACGTCGAGCAACACGGGGCCGCCGTCGAGCATCTCGACGAGCGTGTCGACCGCTTCGGCGTACTCGCCCAATTCGCGTTGGCACTGCGCCAGCCGGAGGCGGGCCGCCAGCAGCGAGGTCTTGCTCGGGGCGAAGCCGGGCTGGCTCTCGGCTTGCCCGATGAGGCCGATGAGCGCTTCGCGACCCGCCGACACGCTATCGCTGGCCGCCTGCTCGTCGCCGAGCTTCTCTCCAACCAGCAACCGCGTCTGAGCGATCCAGAGCCGGGTGTTCCAATCGCCGCTCTCCTCGACTGGCGCGAGCCGATCGAGCACGTCAGCGAGGGCCGGGGCGATCGATTCCGCTGCGGAAGCGGAGGCCCGATCGAGGTCGGCCTGCAACGCGACCGCCAAGCCGAGCCACGCCCGGTCGCCACCGGTTGTCTCGCTCGGGGCGTCGGCGATCACCTTCGCGAGGCGGTCGAGCGTGCCGCCGAAGTCTTTGCCGGCGAGGGCTTGGGCGCGGGCTTGGGTCTTCAACGCGGCCAGCGCGAAGACCGGGTTGTTGGCGGGAGCCTCCCCTTCGCGGACCCTAGGGGCGGGTCCGCGGTCGGGGTTGTTGAGCAGCTTGAGCGCACCGGGCGCGTCGCCCTCCTCAAGCCGAGCCTCGGCTAGGTAGAGCGTCGCGGTCACCGCCAACGGAGAGTCGTCACCCGCTTGCGAAGCGGACTTGTAGGCTCTGTCGAGCCGCTTGAGCAACTCGTTGCGTTGCGCGGCGTCGGACTTGCCGCGTTCCCAACGCGCCACCGAAAGTCGGAGCGCGAGGGCGGGGCGCTGCGCGTCGGGCACGCTTTCGAGCACCTGTTCAGCGGCGGCGAAGTCGCCGGTCCGCAGCGCCTCGCCGACCATCACCGCCGAGGCGGCCTGCGCCACCTCGCTGCCGGGCCACTGCTGAATGACGTAAGCGGCGAACTCGCCGAGCTCCGCTTGGCCCCCTTCGCGCTGCTGCCGTTCGAGCGCCGCCAACGCGAGCCGGGCCGCCTCCTCGCCGGAGGGCGTGTCGGCGGCGGCGCGGGCGACCACGGCCGAACGCTTCGCGGCCTTCGCCGTGTCGCCACGGTCCCAATCGAGCCACGCGAGCTGATAGCGGGCGCGGGCCGCCTCGTCGGGATCGGTCCGCTTGTCGGCCAACCTCGTCGCGGCGGTCAGCGCTTCGTACGCGGCGTCGCGGTTCGTGGCACGCTGCCCCTGGAGACGCTTCGCCTCCTCGCCGGTCGCGCCCTTGAGCGCCACATCGACGGCGAGCATCGCCTCGATCGCTTCGCCGCCCGCTTGGAAGGCTTCATCAAAATCCTTTGGCGGCTTCGACTCGATCCCCATCGACGCGGTCACCTCGGCCCACTGCTGGCGGGCCTCGGCTTGCACCTCGCTTGGGATCTTCGACGAGTCTCCCAACCAGTCGCGGGCCTGCTTGAGAAGGCGTCGCTTGTCGGCGCCGTTCGCGTCCTCGGCTCGCATGAGCGAAGCGAGCGCCACGTGGTACTGGAGCGTCGCCGCCTCGGGGCCGTCGTCTTCGCGGCCCGAAAGGTTCTCGAGCCAAGCGACCGGTTTATCGAGCGCCTCGTCGAGCTTGCCCGTATCACGCAATAGCGCGGCCCGTTCGGCGTGGGCGAGGGTGACGATGCGCCGCAGGTCAGGGTCCGGGGCGGGTTGGGCCGTGAGGTCCTCGAGCGCGGCGAACGCGAGCTGCTTGTTCCCGAGCAAACGGTAGCAACGCCCTTCGTACAAGTGAGCGTAAAGACCAACGCCCCACTTCGAGTACTTCTCGTACAGCTCACCGAGCTGTTTG
It encodes the following:
- the yhaM_1 gene encoding 3'-5' exoribonuclease YhaM → MSSEPTIVAMSDLANGEEGDFFALLAAKETLLTKDGKPYYKVTFRDAGRDCSFPIWGDAPLADACRDEWEVGEFYKLRALYRETNYGPQLDIRRLRPVEESDAEDGFSPQMCQPASRFDCEEMFGDLVALAEEGIDEGPLRTLVVGMLEEHREELLHWPAAQRNHHAFVGGYLEHVRNVARNAHHLAKQYAELYPDMQPPLRVDVATAGAILHDIGKLRELRTTPAGAEYTASGNLIGHILQGRDMLREAAALQAESGEGLDQETLLRVEHVIVSHQRLPEWGSPKPPMTPEALIVHYADDCDAKYQMMLTVLADDPSGGAVTGRRNVLGQQVYRGGE
- a CDS encoding acylglycerophosphoethanolamine acyltransferase, coding for MIEIVREEPYEFVPPIDSDWWCWLIRTFKLRSFLAKEYCVESVEVRGVERLKASFAEDRGVVLAANHSRLADPMVMGELTTAVGRNLFAMASWHLFKEGALQRFLIRRIGAFSVYREGNDRQAVSQAINILVENKRPLLIFPEGAVSRHCDKLMEFMDGPGFIARQATKRREKEGKNAVVIHPIAIRYAFDGDAERAIAPDIEQLEKSFSWQPQTHLSTKHRLRKIGETLLTLKEAEYLGAAAEGDPHERATSLIAQVLGRIEKKWDLANGDDDPGYANVVSRVKRIRTVILPDLIEKKVTPEDRDDRWRDLAACYYVQQIAHYPKGYLTGENDLPERVLETVERMIEDYQDRSSYHGPLHCTIEIGEPVEVGATRDRKADGDPAMKLVAERIQAMLDAQVAERRKKLFGS
- the xerD_2 gene encoding Tyrosine recombinase XerD; the protein is MMVLGRFSHCSRDWSPKRRMPRKDLRRLVKPKREGAAKDTARWREAFARYLANERQLSEHTVAAYDRDLGHFAQWLDGRRLANLTVTDLAGYPAWLSDRGLAPTSVARHVVSLRVFFRYLQLEGVLNDNQAALLTAQKLWRRVPKVLSPVEVDRLLTAPVAGEPLWRRDRAILEVLYATGARVSEVGGLKLRDVRLGERHCLVHGKGDKQRMVPLGASAVRIVEAYLEWERPKLASRKEPPSEYLFLSPRGRRLARERVWELLKKHAGAAGISKKISPHSLRHSFATHLIAGGADIRHVQELLGHASIATTQLYTHVDASRLKKVHAAFHPRA
- a CDS encoding Biopolymer transport protein ExbD/TolR; the encoded protein is MKIRHSDHRDTIDLDMTSMIDIVFQLLVFFIMTFKIVLPEGDFNIRMPLPANEAPAAPSELPTWNLRMTSNEEGVLTKLQLDSRVFEGDDRFATLHSHVRGMIDDSGGPGTASEQEVEINADFDLKYDYVMRAITALSGYLDNGQRHALIEKIRLTPPKEEP
- a CDS encoding biopolymer transport protein ExbD, translated to MRLTKGRKQEIVEGDMTPMIDMTFQLIAFFMVLINFSDVEQDQRVNLPASELAKPPDTAYDEPITVQMTADETILFSGQEMTIDDLRAAIRQEGTFLREYSSDDGENKLAQATVVIRADLESRTGRVQEIIKACQDAGFEKFALRGKTSDKSTLRPD
- the exbB_2 gene encoding Biopolymer transport protein ExbB produces the protein MKLLMNTLGATMQPSSVWRSGVAALAMAWMALAVMSPGVVLAQDAPAVDAEPAAPPAAAPAAAPAAAPVDAPIERKSYLGWAFESLGLGYSLIFLAMSFTLVSLIVMNIVKATRANIAPPDLVEAFEAHLDAKQFSEAYELAKGDDSFLGQVLAAGLGKLSSGGDYPRAIEAMQEVGEEENMKLEHRLSYMALIGTISPMVGLLGTVQGMIASFNVIATSPTTPKPSELAAGISTALFTTLIGLAIAIPAIAAYNLLRNRVARLVLEVGIVSEGLMSRFQKKA